In Acinetobacter piscicola, a single window of DNA contains:
- a CDS encoding TolC family protein gives MCKAKYFTFSLKKMNACIGLSLCLNSVVYAETQSGYLQDMQKNIANFIRPKTDDSFSTVQLSQLSNFQVQPDPIYQQLPVVGVSSDMDTTAFEHTAEVQSHLNLQEAVQIAVKRNPVISQALANLAAQNANIDVAKAQYYPQLKAGLNTGDFTSSDRGRQLYTIEANQLLYDFGKVKSSVDTQKNKLEAEQANVLLNIDEIATETARSIIAVLRYRVLLNIAQDQVKGVSRLHEIARLRSEAGISSYADPVQAQSYVEYAKTYLLTQQNKLRQEEQKLKTLLGFDVSRTDFIIHDEFLKKSDLYNAPQLNTIPSMIAAQAEIEIAKSQKKQTELSRYPTVSLTASLNQALNGKNPSTGKQDDTDSSIGISMTSNFYQGGAVSSQIRSAAYAEQAARSKLNATYLNIMDSSQIARENIENMDKQIWVLIDRERSTAKTRELYEEQYKLGKRSILDLLSSEQSFHSSRAERESARYDIYDTLAMYINVMGKSRDIYQLNNTKIQGFEVQQ, from the coding sequence ATGTGTAAAGCGAAATATTTCACATTTTCTCTTAAAAAAATGAATGCTTGTATTGGGCTGAGTTTGTGTTTAAACAGTGTTGTTTATGCGGAAACTCAATCTGGTTATTTGCAAGATATGCAAAAAAATATTGCCAATTTTATTCGTCCTAAAACAGATGATTCTTTTAGTACGGTACAATTGAGTCAGTTGTCTAATTTTCAAGTTCAGCCTGATCCAATCTATCAGCAATTACCTGTAGTGGGAGTCAGTTCTGACATGGATACTACGGCATTTGAGCATACGGCTGAAGTACAGAGCCATTTAAATTTACAAGAAGCAGTACAGATTGCGGTGAAACGTAATCCTGTAATTTCTCAAGCATTAGCCAATTTAGCGGCACAAAATGCCAATATTGATGTAGCCAAAGCGCAATATTATCCACAGTTAAAGGCAGGTTTGAATACAGGTGATTTTACCTCAAGTGATCGGGGACGTCAGTTATATACGATTGAAGCCAACCAATTGCTTTATGACTTTGGTAAAGTGAAATCGAGTGTCGATACGCAAAAAAATAAATTGGAAGCTGAACAAGCCAATGTTTTGTTAAATATTGATGAGATTGCTACGGAAACAGCCCGTTCGATCATCGCAGTATTACGTTATCGGGTATTGTTGAATATCGCACAAGATCAAGTGAAGGGCGTGAGCCGTTTGCATGAAATTGCCCGTTTGCGTTCAGAAGCAGGAATTAGTAGCTATGCCGATCCTGTGCAAGCACAAAGTTATGTCGAATATGCAAAAACCTATTTATTAACACAGCAAAATAAATTGCGCCAAGAAGAACAAAAATTAAAAACTTTATTAGGTTTTGATGTCAGTCGTACAGATTTTATTATTCATGATGAATTTTTAAAGAAATCAGATCTTTATAATGCTCCACAGTTAAATACTATTCCTAGTATGATTGCAGCACAAGCTGAAATTGAAATTGCCAAAAGTCAGAAAAAACAAACAGAACTCAGTCGTTATCCAACGGTTTCATTAACTGCCTCTTTAAATCAGGCATTGAATGGTAAAAATCCAAGCACAGGAAAACAAGACGATACTGATAGTTCGATTGGTATCTCGATGACGAGTAATTTTTATCAAGGAGGGGCTGTCAGCTCTCAGATTCGTTCTGCTGCTTATGCAGAGCAAGCTGCTCGTTCTAAGCTGAATGCAACTTATTTAAATATTATGGATTCAAGCCAAATTGCGCGTGAAAATATTGAAAATATGGACAAGCAAATTTGGGTGTTAATTGACCGTGAACGTTCAACAGCAAAAACTCGTGAGCTATACGAAGAACAATACAAATTGGGCAAACGTTCGATTTTAGATTTGTTGAGTTCTGAACAGTCTTTCCATAGTTCTCGGGCTGAACGTGAATCTGCTCGCTACGACATTTATGACACACTTGCAATGTATATCAATGTGATGGGTAAGAGTCGAGATATTTACCAACTTAATAATACGAAAATTCAAGGGTTTGAAGTACAGCAATGA
- a CDS encoding DUF523 domain-containing protein has translation MKYLISACLIGENVRYDAKNCLQQQLKQLIEQQKAVYICPEVTGGLSIPRLAAEIQGGDGVDVWTGKAKVITLAGQDVSAEFIQGAKATLALAQQHQVTHVILKSNSPSCGSTLIYDGSFTGQKIQGVGVTTALLQQHGFVVMTENEFLSQLLSS, from the coding sequence ATGAAATATTTAATCAGTGCATGTCTCATAGGTGAAAATGTCCGTTACGATGCAAAAAATTGCCTCCAACAACAACTCAAACAACTGATTGAACAACAAAAAGCTGTGTATATTTGTCCTGAAGTGACAGGAGGTTTATCCATCCCTCGTTTAGCAGCAGAAATTCAAGGTGGCGATGGTGTGGACGTCTGGACAGGAAAAGCAAAAGTCATCACTTTAGCAGGACAAGATGTGAGCGCTGAATTTATACAAGGTGCAAAAGCAACTTTAGCCTTGGCACAGCAACATCAAGTCACCCATGTGATTTTAAAATCTAACAGTCCATCATGCGGATCAACGCTGATTTATGATGGTTCATTTACAGGACAAAAAATTCAAGGCGTGGGTGTCACAACAGCCTTATTGCAACAGCATGGTTTTGTGGTCATGACTGAAAATGAATTTCTCAGTCAACTCCTGTCATCATAA
- a CDS encoding bile acid:sodium symporter family protein, with protein sequence MTAFLRFTQFIQKTFALWVVLFAGIAMLAPDAFVWLKAYITWMLGIIMFGMGMTMTLNDFKGVLQSPKAVCIGVLAQFIVMPSLAYLLCKLFQLPPEIAVGVILVGCCPGGTASNVITYMAKGNTALSVACTSVSTLLAPILTPAIFYLLASQWLQIDAASMFSSILQVVLLPIVLGLVARSILKQKVEHYIQVMPLISVFAIVAIVAAIIAGSKAAILQSGALILAVVVLHNGLGYLLGFWAGRFFQLSYADCKAVAVEVGMQNSGLGVALAAVHFAASPVTAVPSAIFSLWHNISGPALATYWASKKMPDVASEESV encoded by the coding sequence ATGACAGCATTTTTGCGTTTTACCCAATTTATTCAAAAAACTTTTGCGCTATGGGTGGTTCTTTTTGCAGGCATTGCCATGCTTGCACCAGATGCTTTTGTCTGGCTAAAAGCTTATATCACATGGATGTTGGGCATCATCATGTTTGGTATGGGCATGACCATGACCTTAAATGATTTTAAAGGCGTTTTGCAAAGTCCGAAAGCAGTCTGTATCGGTGTATTGGCTCAATTTATTGTGATGCCAAGTTTGGCTTATCTGCTGTGTAAGTTATTCCAATTACCGCCAGAGATTGCGGTAGGGGTCATTTTGGTGGGCTGTTGTCCTGGGGGAACGGCATCGAATGTGATTACTTATATGGCAAAGGGCAATACCGCATTGTCTGTGGCATGTACATCAGTTTCTACGTTGCTTGCGCCTATTTTAACACCTGCGATTTTTTATCTTTTGGCGAGCCAATGGTTACAGATTGATGCTGCATCTATGTTTAGTTCTATTTTACAAGTGGTGTTATTGCCAATTGTTTTAGGGCTTGTCGCTCGCTCAATTTTAAAACAAAAAGTCGAGCACTATATTCAAGTGATGCCTTTGATTTCGGTCTTCGCAATTGTGGCGATCGTGGCAGCCATTATTGCAGGCAGTAAAGCTGCGATTTTACAGTCTGGCGCTTTGATTTTAGCTGTGGTGGTTTTACATAATGGTTTGGGCTATTTATTGGGTTTTTGGGCAGGTCGTTTCTTTCAATTGTCTTATGCTGACTGTAAAGCCGTTGCTGTTGAAGTCGGAATGCAAAATTCAGGTTTAGGGGTAGCACTGGCTGCGGTACACTTTGCAGCATCTCCTGTGACGGCTGTGCCAAGTGCTATTTTCAGCTTGTGGCATAATATTTCAGGCCCTGCATTGGCAACGTATTGGGCGAGTAAAAAAATGCCAGATGTAGCGAGTGAAGAATCAGTTTAG
- the pncA gene encoding bifunctional nicotinamidase/pyrazinamidase, translating to MPKNSALIVVDVQNGFTSGGNLAVAHAEQIIPLVNQLIEKFDHVILTQDWHPENHISFAENHPDQQAYDTIQVDYGTQVLWPSHCVQGTQDADFHPDLNTNTAQLIVRKGMNVQIDSYSAFMEADRKTTTGLAGYLKERKIETVYLVGIATDFCVAWSAMDAAQLGFETYVISDATKAIDLQGSLQHAWQEMLAKGVKRTVSKHILQSEDH from the coding sequence ATGCCAAAGAATTCAGCACTGATCGTCGTTGATGTACAAAATGGATTTACGTCAGGTGGAAATTTAGCCGTTGCTCATGCAGAGCAAATTATTCCACTGGTGAATCAACTGATTGAGAAATTTGACCATGTTATTTTGACACAGGATTGGCATCCCGAAAATCATATTTCTTTTGCTGAAAATCATCCTGATCAACAAGCTTATGATACCATTCAGGTTGATTATGGCACACAAGTTTTATGGCCAAGTCATTGTGTGCAAGGTACACAAGATGCTGATTTTCATCCTGATTTAAATACCAATACGGCGCAATTGATTGTACGTAAAGGGATGAATGTTCAGATTGATAGTTATTCAGCTTTTATGGAAGCAGATCGAAAAACCACCACAGGTTTGGCCGGTTATTTAAAAGAAAGAAAAATAGAAACAGTGTATCTCGTGGGCATTGCAACAGATTTTTGCGTGGCGTGGTCAGCAATGGATGCTGCTCAACTTGGTTTTGAAACCTATGTGATTTCAGATGCAACCAAAGCGATTGATTTACAGGGTTCATTGCAACATGCATGGCAAGAAATGCTTGCGAAGGGTGTAAAGCGTACGGTCTCTAAGCATATTTTACAGTCTGAAGATCATTGA
- the mhpT gene encoding 3-(3-hydroxy-phenyl)propionate transporter MhpT — MAQSHILDKKHATITVLICFLIAVIEGLDIQAAGIAAAGIREHFALDSSQLGVFFSAGILGLLPGALIGGRFADRIGRKKVLIWSTAIFAIFTLCTVWVNSFNSLLAVRFLAGAGLGAAMPILITLASEAVTPENRGRAVGLMYCGMPVGAAILSLVASTNFGAEWKNIFYLGGLLPIIVIPIMILFLPESKEYLKAQEKVGTAVAEPQASFKDLFNAQNLARTVLIWVSYFFTLMVVYIMLSWLPSLFTELGFTRKEGATAQFYFMVSATIGTVILGMLTDRWKKAYVITLMYGGILAGLFALNAAGSLTQMYLASALVGAFVIGCQGVLYAFGSIVYPTEVRGTGVGMASAVGRIGAMLGPTIAGQLLAAGFGAAGVISAAIPCIVISAIFMLILTRRLNA, encoded by the coding sequence ATGGCGCAATCCCATATTTTAGATAAAAAGCATGCCACGATTACCGTACTGATCTGTTTTTTGATTGCGGTAATTGAAGGTTTGGATATTCAAGCCGCAGGTATTGCCGCAGCAGGGATTCGTGAACATTTCGCCTTAGATAGTTCACAACTGGGGGTGTTTTTTAGTGCTGGTATTTTGGGATTACTCCCTGGTGCTTTGATTGGTGGGCGTTTCGCTGATCGTATTGGGCGTAAAAAAGTTCTGATTTGGTCGACTGCAATTTTTGCAATCTTTACTTTATGTACCGTATGGGTCAATAGTTTTAATAGTTTATTAGCCGTGCGTTTTCTTGCAGGAGCGGGTCTTGGTGCTGCAATGCCGATTTTGATTACTTTGGCATCAGAAGCGGTCACACCTGAAAATCGTGGTCGTGCGGTGGGCTTGATGTATTGTGGTATGCCTGTGGGCGCTGCAATTTTATCTTTGGTGGCGAGTACGAATTTTGGTGCTGAGTGGAAAAATATTTTCTATTTGGGTGGTTTGTTGCCGATCATTGTTATTCCAATCATGATTTTATTTTTGCCTGAGTCTAAGGAATATTTAAAAGCACAAGAAAAAGTAGGGACAGCAGTGGCTGAACCACAAGCATCATTTAAAGATTTATTTAATGCACAGAATTTGGCGCGTACAGTGCTGATTTGGGTGAGTTACTTCTTTACCTTAATGGTGGTTTACATCATGTTGAGTTGGTTACCATCATTGTTTACTGAACTTGGTTTTACCCGTAAAGAAGGCGCAACAGCACAGTTCTATTTCATGGTGAGTGCAACGATTGGCACCGTGATTTTAGGCATGTTAACTGACCGTTGGAAAAAAGCCTATGTGATTACTTTGATGTATGGCGGTATTTTGGCAGGATTGTTCGCTTTAAATGCAGCAGGTTCACTCACACAAATGTATCTAGCTTCCGCATTAGTCGGTGCATTTGTGATTGGTTGTCAGGGTGTCTTGTATGCTTTTGGCAGTATTGTTTATCCAACAGAAGTACGTGGCACAGGTGTCGGTATGGCTTCTGCCGTAGGGCGTATTGGGGCAATGCTGGGTCCGACGATTGCAGGTCAGTTACTTGCCGCAGGTTTTGGGGCAGCAGGTGTGATTTCCGCTGCAATTCCATGTATTGTGATTTCTGCAATTTTTATGTTGATTTTGACCCGTCGTTTAAATGCTTAA
- the dapA gene encoding 4-hydroxy-tetrahydrodipicolinate synthase: MTQQAQIQGSIVAIVTPMLEDGSVDWKGLEKLVEWHIEQGTNSIVAVGTTGEASTLSMAEHTEVIKEIIRVANKRIPIIAGTGANSTHEAIELTKEAKELGADAALLVTPYYNKPTQEGLFQHYKAVAEAVDLPIILYNVPGRTGVDMHNETVIRLADIPHIVAIKDATGDVPRGKALIEGLQGKDMVVYSGDDATACDLIAVGAKGNISVTANIAPKIMSELCAAALAGQTVEAKAKDAQVAKLNNILFCESNPIPVKWALHEMELIGTGIRLPLTPLAEQYRTPLREELKAAGIIK, encoded by the coding sequence ATGACTCAGCAAGCACAGATTCAAGGCTCAATTGTCGCAATCGTCACCCCCATGTTAGAAGATGGCAGCGTAGATTGGAAGGGTCTCGAGAAGCTCGTTGAGTGGCACATAGAACAAGGCACTAATAGTATTGTTGCAGTCGGTACAACTGGCGAAGCTTCTACTCTTAGCATGGCAGAACACACGGAAGTAATTAAAGAAATTATTCGTGTAGCCAATAAACGTATCCCCATTATTGCCGGTACTGGTGCAAACTCAACACATGAAGCGATTGAGCTCACCAAAGAAGCGAAAGAACTCGGTGCTGATGCAGCACTTCTAGTGACTCCTTACTATAATAAACCAACACAAGAAGGCTTATTTCAACATTATAAAGCTGTAGCAGAAGCAGTCGATTTACCCATTATTCTGTATAACGTACCAGGACGTACTGGTGTCGATATGCACAATGAAACCGTCATTCGTTTAGCAGATATTCCACACATTGTTGCCATCAAAGATGCAACGGGTGATGTACCTCGTGGTAAAGCACTCATCGAAGGTCTACAAGGTAAAGACATGGTGGTGTATTCAGGTGATGATGCAACTGCATGTGATCTCATCGCTGTTGGTGCAAAAGGGAATATCTCAGTAACTGCCAATATCGCACCAAAAATCATGAGCGAACTTTGTGCAGCTGCATTAGCAGGTCAAACTGTTGAAGCGAAAGCCAAAGATGCACAAGTTGCAAAATTAAACAATATTTTATTTTGTGAATCTAACCCAATTCCAGTGAAATGGGCACTCCATGAAATGGAATTAATTGGTACAGGTATTCGCCTGCCATTAACTCCACTTGCAGAACAATACCGTACCCCTCTGCGTGAAGAACTCAAAGCAGCGGGTATCATTAAATAA
- a CDS encoding lipoprotein-34 precursor (NlpB) — protein MQLRFGLTLALSALSLAGCSSLGIKNGSLDYKDTTSVETLKYPEGTTVRPATPLYPAPVIDPLALQHAPKFENKRGNRYDVPRPEVTQTTTLQQSQTDASVTTGHPQLLTDGNANPLLKVDGDSAIIWQYALATLSSLNYKVVGESKNATEVTFKLNDKTYILKLSSVGSSNTIALFNADNTFADKEIAAEVLTQIYQNWPA, from the coding sequence ATGCAATTACGTTTTGGTTTAACCCTTGCCCTATCAGCTTTAAGCTTAGCGGGTTGTAGTTCACTTGGAATCAAAAATGGTTCTTTGGATTATAAAGATACAACCAGTGTTGAAACGCTTAAATACCCTGAAGGTACAACTGTTAGACCAGCAACGCCATTGTACCCAGCGCCAGTGATTGACCCGCTTGCTCTTCAACACGCACCAAAGTTTGAGAACAAGCGTGGTAATCGCTACGATGTACCTCGCCCTGAAGTGACACAAACTACTACATTACAACAAAGCCAAACTGATGCATCTGTAACTACAGGTCATCCACAACTTTTAACCGATGGAAATGCTAATCCACTGCTTAAAGTTGACGGAGATTCTGCTATAATTTGGCAGTATGCATTAGCCACCCTCAGTAGCTTAAATTATAAGGTTGTTGGTGAAAGTAAAAATGCGACTGAGGTCACATTTAAACTAAATGACAAAACTTATATTTTAAAATTAAGCTCTGTAGGTTCAAGCAATACCATTGCTTTGTTCAATGCAGACAATACTTTTGCAGATAAAGAGATCGCTGCAGAAGTATTGACCCAGATATACCAAAACTGGCCAGCCTAG
- the purC gene encoding phosphoribosylaminoimidazolesuccinocarboxamide synthase, producing MLKQTLLYTGKAKSVYETDSADHLILVFRDDASAFNGEKIEQLDRKGKVNNRFNAFIMEKLAAAGIETHFEKLLSPTEVLVKKLKMIPVECVMRNYAAGSLCRRLGVEEGIELTPPTFELFFKDDALGDPMVNESQAIALGWATAEQLAQMKELTQKVNVVLKDLFAQGNMLLVDFKLEFGVFHDRIVLGDEFSPDGCRLWDKDTKKKLDKDRFRQGLGGVVEAYEEVAARIGVDLSDI from the coding sequence ATGTTAAAACAAACCTTGCTCTATACTGGTAAAGCGAAATCCGTTTATGAAACAGATAGCGCAGATCATCTAATTCTAGTTTTCCGTGATGATGCTTCAGCATTTAATGGTGAAAAAATAGAGCAACTAGATCGTAAAGGTAAGGTGAATAACCGTTTTAACGCCTTTATCATGGAAAAATTGGCTGCGGCTGGTATCGAAACTCACTTTGAAAAACTGCTTTCTCCAACTGAAGTTTTAGTGAAAAAATTAAAAATGATCCCTGTAGAATGCGTAATGCGTAACTACGCTGCAGGTTCATTATGCCGTCGTTTAGGTGTTGAAGAAGGTATCGAACTTACACCACCTACTTTCGAATTGTTCTTCAAAGATGATGCTTTAGGCGACCCAATGGTGAACGAATCTCAAGCAATCGCTTTAGGTTGGGCAACTGCTGAACAATTGGCTCAAATGAAAGAACTCACTCAAAAAGTGAATGTTGTACTTAAAGACTTGTTCGCTCAAGGCAACATGCTTCTTGTTGACTTCAAACTTGAATTTGGTGTGTTCCACGACCGTATTGTTCTTGGTGATGAATTCTCTCCAGATGGTTGCCGTTTATGGGACAAAGACACCAAGAAAAAACTCGACAAAGACCGTTTCCGTCAAGGTTTAGGCGGTGTTGTCGAAGCTTATGAAGAAGTTGCTGCACGTATTGGTGTAGATTTATCTGATATCTAA
- a CDS encoding RcnB family protein — MKKMLTALAISFSVLATVSTMTHAGPHYDRDGYEQRGHGNKKGFRDFQQDDDQIKEQRREREERGFRRLQQHKWQTGYVMPQHYRGNRYKVDYKDSNLPKPSRNQQWYKINNDYILVDSDNNNIVSIRGM; from the coding sequence ATGAAAAAGATGTTGACTGCATTAGCAATTTCTTTCAGTGTTTTGGCTACAGTCAGCACAATGACGCATGCAGGTCCCCATTACGATCGTGATGGCTATGAACAGCGTGGTCATGGGAATAAAAAAGGATTTCGTGATTTTCAACAGGATGATGACCAAATCAAAGAACAACGCCGTGAACGTGAAGAGCGTGGTTTCCGCCGTTTGCAACAACATAAATGGCAAACAGGCTATGTGATGCCACAGCATTATCGTGGTAATCGTTATAAAGTAGACTATAAAGACAGTAATTTACCAAAGCCGTCTCGTAATCAACAATGGTACAAAATTAATAATGATTACATTTTAGTCGATTCAGACAATAATAATATTGTCAGTATTCGTGGTATGTAA
- a CDS encoding RcnB family protein, protein MNKVITGIALSLSAFIATSAMAAPQDHQNNYRYAQQAKWDQRHDHRWDNNRYERNHRVNPSREWRSGQYLPSQFSASRYQVNYKNHRHLPKPGKYQQWYQVNGDYILVNERNNRIIRIIG, encoded by the coding sequence ATGAACAAGGTCATCACCGGCATTGCTTTATCTCTCAGCGCATTCATAGCAACTTCTGCAATGGCTGCTCCACAAGATCATCAAAATAATTACCGTTATGCACAACAAGCAAAATGGGATCAAAGACATGATCACCGTTGGGACAATAATCGTTATGAACGTAATCATCGTGTGAATCCAAGCCGTGAATGGCGTTCTGGACAATATTTACCGAGCCAATTTAGTGCTTCACGTTATCAAGTCAATTATAAAAACCATCGTCATTTACCTAAGCCAGGTAAATATCAACAATGGTATCAAGTAAATGGTGATTATATTTTAGTCAATGAACGTAATAATCGTATTATTCGTATCATTGGTTAA